The region TCGAGATCATTTTGTTCAATTAAAAGTACAAACAGAAGATGGCTTAAGAATTGATGGCTTAAGAGTTTTGTATCGTCTTGAATTATTTCCACATGACGCTTTATTAGGATGCGCTGTTGATATACCCACTCTAAATGGTTCGGTAACATTGCAAGTACCTCCTAATTCATCAACTGGTAGGTTATTAAGACTTAGAGGCCGTGGATTGGCATACGAGGAATATCGAGGTGATCAAATTGTAGAAATAGTTATTGTGTTACCTGATAATCTAACTGATTCGGAAATTGCATTATATCAACGTCTAAATGAACTTTCTATGGAAAATTATTAGGAACATATTGTTTATTCACTTAATCGATTTATAATTTAATAGATTATTAAATTCCTATGTTGGTTCATGTCCTTTTGTATGAAGCGGGGACAGAAAGTGAAGGTATACATTCCCTCGAGCTTAAGGGCACAACAGTAATCCTTATGTTCGAAGATAGGGACGATGCTGATAGATATTGTGGTCTTTTAGAAGCTCAAGACTTCCCAACTCCGTCTGTTGAGGAGTTGACGAGGAGAGATATTGAAGCTTTTTGTATCGAATCAGGATATGAAGCTCGATATGTCGAAAAAGGTTTTATTCCAAGTACCGATGAAGAACGCCTTTTGATTTCACCACCTCTCTCAAATTTAGAAGTAGGAAATTGGAAAAATCAAGATAATTTAATTGAACCAGCTTCTTCCACTAATGATCAACTTGAAGATATAAAAAAACGTTTAGAAAATCTTTTATGAGTAATTTAAATAATGGTTCTATAAATAATAATTATCGGATATTAACTGAGCAGATAAATTTAAAATCGAATGAATTAGATATTAAATCGACTAATGAAATAGTCAAAATTTTTTCTGAAGCTGATAAAGAACCTCAAAAGGC is a window of Prochlorococcus marinus str. MIT 0917 DNA encoding:
- a CDS encoding DUF3110 domain-containing protein, with the protein product MLVHVLLYEAGTESEGIHSLELKGTTVILMFEDRDDADRYCGLLEAQDFPTPSVEELTRRDIEAFCIESGYEARYVEKGFIPSTDEERLLISPPLSNLEVGNWKNQDNLIEPASSTNDQLEDIKKRLENLL